The following are from one region of the Ignavibacteriota bacterium genome:
- a CDS encoding AMP-binding protein has protein sequence MNIFDYFFLYSKELKKDFVLGPIERISFFQLYERASKLANYLKKEVGENENIILMSHNSVFFLVAYLGIMKSGNVCVPLNPLIEQENLDYIINTTACKYFFIPPKTSEKYTFADVFIIDETKLDSILNSSTLVNDSAFGEFDDNRLAQILFTSGSTGLPKGVMLSHRNLISNTDSIVEYLGLTSDDIIEVVLPFYYCYGLSLLHTHLKAGGSVVLNNNFVFLGSVLEDIEKYKCTGFAGVPSHFQILLRKSKSFKKNEFPSLRYFTQAGGKLHNVFIQELIDAFPQKKFFIMYGQTEATARLSYLPPELVVSKLGSIGKGIPNVTLEVFNKNDQPTEVDEIGEIVAKGDNVMLGYFNDPESNERTLRNGWLHTGDMAKKDEDGFIYLVAREKEIIKVGGKRISPKEIEEVIVSIPEVVDCTISGVYDEILSEAIKATIVLIDNADEVKAKELIMSTCRSKLVMYKIPQIIEFKKKLDVSMAGKKVARNYSVQNK, from the coding sequence ATGAACATATTTGACTATTTTTTTCTTTATTCCAAAGAATTAAAAAAGGATTTTGTTCTTGGTCCGATTGAACGAATATCTTTTTTTCAATTATATGAGAGAGCTTCAAAGCTTGCTAATTATCTCAAAAAGGAAGTGGGTGAGAACGAGAATATAATTCTGATGAGCCATAACTCAGTTTTTTTTCTTGTTGCTTATCTTGGAATAATGAAGTCAGGGAATGTGTGCGTTCCTTTGAATCCACTGATCGAGCAGGAGAATCTTGATTATATAATTAATACTACTGCTTGTAAATATTTTTTTATCCCTCCAAAAACAAGTGAGAAATATACATTTGCAGATGTATTCATAATTGATGAAACAAAACTTGATTCAATATTAAATTCTTCTACTCTTGTAAATGATTCTGCATTTGGAGAGTTTGACGATAACAGATTAGCACAAATACTTTTTACTTCTGGATCAACAGGATTGCCAAAAGGTGTAATGTTAAGTCACAGGAATTTAATCTCAAATACGGATTCTATAGTAGAGTATCTTGGATTAACATCCGATGATATTATTGAAGTTGTTTTACCATTTTACTATTGTTATGGTTTGTCATTACTACACACACATCTTAAAGCTGGCGGATCAGTTGTATTAAATAATAACTTCGTTTTTTTAGGTTCAGTACTTGAAGATATAGAAAAATATAAATGCACTGGTTTTGCAGGCGTACCAAGTCATTTCCAAATATTATTAAGAAAGTCGAAGTCTTTTAAAAAAAACGAATTCCCATCATTAAGATATTTTACACAGGCAGGCGGTAAACTTCATAATGTGTTTATTCAGGAACTAATTGACGCATTCCCTCAGAAGAAATTTTTTATTATGTACGGACAAACAGAAGCCACTGCAAGATTATCATATTTACCTCCTGAATTAGTAGTTTCAAAACTTGGTTCAATCGGTAAAGGAATTCCAAATGTTACGTTGGAAGTGTTTAATAAAAATGATCAGCCAACTGAAGTTGATGAGATAGGTGAAATAGTTGCAAAAGGTGATAATGTAATGTTAGGATATTTTAATGATCCCGAAAGTAATGAACGAACACTGCGTAATGGCTGGTTACACACTGGCGATATGGCAAAGAAAGATGAAGATGGGTTCATCTACCTGGTTGCAAGAGAGAAGGAGATTATTAAAGTTGGCGGAAAAAGAATAAGTCCAAAGGAAATTGAAGAGGTCATAGTATCAATACCTGAAGTTGTTGATTGTACAATTTCAGGAGTTTATGATGAAATTTTATCTGAGGCTATTAAAGCGACCATTGTTTTGATTGATAACGCAGATGAGGTAAAAGCAAAAGAATTAATAATGTCAACTTGCAGAAGTAAACTTGTAATGTACAAAATTCCTCAAATTATAGAATTCAAAAAGAAGTTGGATGTAAGCATGGCAGGCAAAAAAGTTGCAAGGAACTACTCTGTTCAGAATAAATAA
- the asnB gene encoding asparagine synthase (glutamine-hydrolyzing) — protein MCGICGQFYYKENHPVSIQKLKRMTDSITHRGPDDEGYHISDSIGLGFRRLSIIDLSGGHQPMSDQEKNVWVIFNGEIYNFPELKKELEGYGHIFQTRSDTEVIVHGYKQWGIDVLNHLNGMFGLAIWDEKKKRLVLARDRMGIKMIYYKIENGLLYFGSEIRAILAGLNQKPDINSSAINLFLRYRYTPAPHTIYNGIQKLAAGTCLIVENGNAEVKRWWNYKPQLFDPVPSEAQVKEELLELYRQAVKSHLLSDVPLGILLSGGVDSSMLLALMNEFGEGWKSFTVGYGKSFADDELDDAKETAEIFKSSHYSVEINRQSFEQTLSKIIACVEEPIASSSIVPMYHVCQKARQEVKVALMGQGPDELFGGYTRHLGVQYGKYWRSIPEIMRKPVGKMLTILPRNESIRRGLYSLEVPQRMIRYQQIFSVMSQSIISDLFQEKVLPDGFGNRIPDSWKELEKLLESTDELGGFQYLEIRSSLPDELLMYGDKLSMAHSLEVRVPYLDTKIVEYVERLPAKFKIRFGNRKWIHKQVCSSYLPKQIINRKKRGFAVNVVDRWFKESLSNEFDGMLLDKSSRMYEFLKPEEVQYLYKDHINGKSDNHKILFSLIVLEKWMRDNNF, from the coding sequence ATGTGCGGAATTTGTGGCCAATTTTATTATAAAGAGAATCATCCAGTTTCAATCCAAAAATTAAAAAGAATGACTGATTCCATAACTCATCGTGGACCTGATGATGAAGGATATCATATTTCAGATTCTATTGGACTTGGATTCAGACGGTTATCTATTATAGATTTATCCGGCGGGCATCAACCTATGTCCGATCAGGAAAAAAATGTTTGGGTTATATTCAATGGAGAAATTTATAATTTTCCCGAGTTAAAAAAAGAACTTGAAGGATACGGACACATCTTTCAAACACGCTCAGATACTGAAGTTATTGTTCATGGTTATAAACAATGGGGTATCGATGTACTTAATCATTTAAATGGAATGTTCGGTTTAGCAATCTGGGATGAAAAAAAGAAACGACTTGTTTTGGCAAGAGATCGGATGGGAATCAAAATGATCTATTACAAGATTGAAAATGGGTTACTTTATTTCGGTTCAGAGATCCGAGCAATCCTTGCTGGTTTGAATCAAAAGCCAGATATCAATTCTTCTGCAATCAATTTGTTTTTAAGATATCGTTACACTCCAGCGCCACATACTATTTATAATGGAATTCAGAAATTGGCTGCAGGTACCTGTCTAATTGTAGAAAATGGTAACGCTGAAGTAAAACGTTGGTGGAATTATAAACCACAATTGTTTGATCCCGTTCCAAGTGAAGCGCAAGTGAAAGAAGAATTACTTGAGTTATATCGCCAAGCAGTAAAAAGCCATTTGCTTAGCGATGTGCCTCTCGGTATTCTATTAAGCGGAGGTGTTGATTCCAGTATGTTATTGGCACTGATGAATGAGTTTGGAGAAGGCTGGAAATCTTTTACTGTTGGTTATGGTAAATCATTTGCTGACGATGAACTAGATGATGCGAAAGAAACTGCTGAGATATTTAAATCATCCCATTATTCAGTCGAAATTAATCGGCAAAGCTTTGAACAAACACTATCAAAAATTATTGCTTGTGTAGAAGAACCAATAGCGTCATCTTCAATTGTTCCGATGTATCACGTTTGTCAAAAGGCAAGACAGGAAGTGAAAGTTGCTTTGATGGGTCAGGGACCGGATGAATTATTTGGAGGATATACTCGTCATCTTGGTGTTCAATACGGTAAATATTGGCGTTCTATACCTGAGATTATGAGAAAACCTGTAGGTAAAATGCTAACAATACTGCCAAGAAATGAGTCTATTCGAAGAGGTCTGTATTCACTCGAAGTACCTCAACGGATGATTCGTTATCAGCAAATATTTTCTGTAATGTCCCAATCAATTATCAGTGATCTTTTCCAGGAAAAAGTTTTGCCAGATGGATTTGGAAATAGGATACCTGACTCGTGGAAAGAATTAGAAAAATTACTTGAAAGTACAGATGAGTTAGGAGGTTTTCAATATCTGGAAATCCGATCCTCGCTGCCGGATGAATTACTTATGTATGGAGATAAATTATCAATGGCCCATAGCCTCGAAGTTCGTGTACCATATCTTGATACAAAGATTGTTGAATATGTTGAACGATTACCGGCAAAATTTAAAATCAGATTTGGAAATAGAAAATGGATCCACAAGCAAGTTTGTTCAAGTTATTTACCGAAGCAGATTATTAATCGAAAGAAACGTGGATTTGCAGTAAATGTTGTGGATAGATGGTTTAAGGAATCGCTTTCAAATGAATTTGATGGTATGCTGCTGGATAAAAGTTCACGTATGTATGAATTTCTAAAACCAGAGGAAGTACAATATTTGTATAAAGATCATATCAATGGTAAATCTGATAATCATAAAATTCTGTTTAGTTTGATTGTACTTGAAAAATGGATGAGAGATAATAACTTTTAG
- a CDS encoding class I SAM-dependent methyltransferase, with translation MQLLNRTFNSLRDKGFSRTFQSVISVIEDFYFEMQYGVSTSRIVKREDLDISERSKEHSEEYKPTRIRHFRLLIKDLKLPDDSVFVDMGSGKGRIILLASLLKFKQVIGVEISSQLCQVARNNVAMFEKKLKRPLHIEIVNEDVLQYSIKADENVFYFYKPFDNFVMENIIQRVLKSVIQNPRKVWLIINNFIPYSTMIENEFKFRAIKKFIYGGTEIAVYAVD, from the coding sequence ATGCAATTATTGAATCGTACTTTTAATAGTCTTCGGGATAAAGGATTTTCGAGAACATTTCAGAGTGTAATTAGTGTTATAGAAGATTTTTATTTTGAAATGCAATATGGTGTATCAACCTCCAGGATTGTTAAGCGCGAAGATTTAGATATTTCGGAGCGAAGTAAAGAACACAGTGAAGAATATAAACCAACCCGTATTCGGCATTTCAGATTATTAATAAAGGATTTAAAACTTCCTGATGACAGCGTTTTTGTTGATATGGGATCAGGAAAAGGAAGAATAATTTTGCTTGCTTCGTTGTTAAAATTTAAACAAGTTATAGGAGTTGAGATATCCAGTCAGCTCTGCCAAGTAGCAAGAAATAATGTTGCAATGTTTGAAAAAAAATTAAAGCGACCATTGCATATTGAAATAGTGAATGAAGATGTACTTCAGTATAGTATAAAGGCTGATGAAAATGTTTTCTATTTCTATAAACCCTTTGACAACTTTGTAATGGAAAATATTATTCAACGAGTCTTAAAATCTGTAATTCAAAATCCCAGAAAAGTATGGTTAATTATTAATAATTTTATACCATACAGTACGATGATAGAGAACGAATTTAAGTTTCGTGCAATTAAAAAGTTTATCTACGGTGGAACTGAAATTGCTGTTTATGCAGTTGATTAA
- a CDS encoding methylmalonyl-CoA epimerase gives MNIDHLGIAVKSIEQGIEYWERVFGYRQMTEIVINTRQKVKVVFMNKENSLLIKLIEPTDETSPIYKFALKGGGLHHLGFRCEEVSGEIARLKDLGLRLIAKPQPGEAFENNQIAFLLGNHGLNIELIDTDKKANEIVY, from the coding sequence ATGAATATTGATCATTTAGGAATAGCTGTAAAATCAATTGAGCAGGGGATTGAATATTGGGAAAGAGTATTCGGTTACAGACAGATGACAGAAATTGTGATTAATACCCGTCAAAAAGTTAAAGTAGTTTTTATGAACAAAGAAAATTCTCTGCTCATAAAGTTAATTGAACCAACTGATGAAACTTCACCAATTTATAAGTTTGCTTTAAAGGGAGGAGGTTTGCATCATCTTGGTTTTCGATGCGAAGAAGTTAGTGGTGAAATCGCAAGGCTTAAAGATTTAGGATTGAGGTTGATTGCAAAACCTCAACCCGGTGAAGCTTTTGAGAATAACCAAATAGCTTTTCTATTAGGAAATCATGGCTTGAATATTGAATTAATAGATACCGATAAAAAGGCAAATGAGATTGTTTATTAA
- a CDS encoding peptidoglycan bridge formation glycyltransferase FemA/FemB family protein, whose protein sequence is MQETYNFKPHYFLLENYGTVKAVLPLMEINSFFTGRRLISLPFSDFCEPLVSSDISLKRIRHRIIEHFKSKKFNSLELRDGETFMDYSNFTPAGYQHNLDLTISEDQLFKHCSDSTRRNIRKAIKNKISFEISNSLSALKEFYNMNCYTRRRHGLPPQPFRFFKNLHNVVLANNKGFISVAKYNGKSIASAVFLLIGNKALYKYGASLFEYQNIRPNNLLMWESIKYLKALDYKELNFGRTELENVGLRRFKLGWGSQEKILNYYRFDLGKIGSINKSTISFSHKRLPLNKFPIPVLRLIGSVLYKHIA, encoded by the coding sequence TTGCAAGAAACATATAATTTTAAACCACATTATTTTTTGTTGGAAAATTATGGAACTGTAAAAGCTGTATTGCCTTTAATGGAGATCAATAGTTTTTTTACTGGCAGAAGACTTATTTCTTTGCCGTTCAGTGATTTTTGTGAACCCTTGGTTTCAAGCGATATAAGTCTTAAGCGTATTCGTCATAGGATAATTGAACATTTTAAGTCAAAAAAATTTAATTCGCTTGAGTTAAGAGATGGTGAGACATTCATGGATTATTCTAATTTTACACCTGCTGGTTATCAACATAATTTAGATTTGACAATTAGTGAAGATCAACTTTTTAAGCACTGCTCAGATAGTACCAGAAGAAATATACGAAAGGCAATCAAAAATAAAATTTCTTTTGAAATATCGAATTCTCTGTCTGCGTTAAAAGAATTTTATAATATGAATTGCTACACAAGGAGAAGGCATGGTCTTCCGCCTCAACCATTTCGGTTTTTTAAAAATCTGCATAATGTTGTATTGGCAAATAACAAAGGGTTTATAAGTGTAGCAAAATATAATGGGAAGAGTATTGCTTCGGCTGTATTTCTTTTAATAGGGAATAAAGCACTGTATAAATATGGCGCTTCACTATTTGAATATCAGAACATAAGACCGAATAACTTGCTGATGTGGGAATCAATAAAATATTTAAAAGCTCTGGATTATAAAGAATTAAATTTTGGAAGAACAGAACTTGAAAATGTCGGATTAAGACGATTCAAGCTAGGCTGGGGCAGTCAGGAGAAAATCTTAAATTATTATCGTTTTGATTTGGGAAAAATCGGTAGCATAAATAAATCAACAATATCTTTTAGTCACAAAAGATTACCGCTTAATAAATTTCCAATACCAGTACTCAGGCTTATCGGTTCAGTTTTATACAAACATATTGCGTAA
- a CDS encoding GNAT family N-acetyltransferase yields MFVSLTKQKKYARDLKKKSAENNISIITTKKPINNKIINIDLASDKRWDNFVLSHPKSSIYHTSDWLMSVSNSMRYKIYPFGIEDSDTGELIGIFPLAQIKNFVSGSKLISFPLSTHCEPLVEEKSIEKIYDKINSEFINNDFIEFRSLDYSCNLEGALLNENYIVHILELEESIDKTFQKFHGTSIRASIRRAEKKGLTFKIDNSSFGLKAFYSLYTDLRSRLGLPSLPYKFFNTVYENLIKVDKILIPIVKYENQIVAAGFILKYKDTYYLEYTASDHSKLNLYPNHKLFWEVIQIALKDKAKFVDFGRTEVNNISLITFKEKWNAKRRQLKYWRVGSKPGISSSAESGKSFFVNINKHLPKSLLKLQGRILYKHKG; encoded by the coding sequence ATGTTTGTTTCTTTAACTAAACAGAAAAAATATGCTCGTGACCTTAAAAAGAAAAGTGCTGAGAATAATATTTCAATAATTACAACGAAGAAACCAATTAACAATAAAATTATAAATATCGATTTAGCTTCGGATAAAAGATGGGACAATTTTGTATTGAGTCATCCAAAAAGCTCAATCTATCACACTTCAGACTGGTTGATGTCGGTTTCTAATTCAATGAGATACAAAATCTATCCTTTTGGTATTGAAGATTCTGATACTGGTGAATTAATTGGAATATTCCCTTTGGCACAGATAAAAAATTTTGTTTCCGGCAGTAAACTAATCTCATTTCCACTCAGCACACATTGTGAGCCATTAGTTGAGGAAAAATCCATTGAAAAGATTTATGATAAAATTAATTCAGAATTTATAAATAATGATTTTATCGAATTTCGATCGCTTGATTATTCTTGTAATTTGGAAGGAGCTTTATTAAATGAAAATTACATTGTGCATATTTTGGAATTGGAAGAATCTATAGATAAAACTTTTCAGAAATTTCATGGCACGAGCATCCGTGCTTCGATCAGAAGAGCAGAGAAAAAGGGATTAACATTTAAAATTGATAATAGTTCTTTTGGATTAAAAGCATTCTATTCTCTTTACACTGACTTAAGGTCAAGATTAGGGCTGCCTTCGCTCCCTTATAAATTTTTTAATACGGTTTATGAAAATCTTATTAAAGTTGACAAAATATTAATTCCTATTGTGAAATATGAAAATCAAATAGTTGCTGCTGGATTTATTTTAAAGTATAAGGATACATATTACTTGGAATATACGGCTTCAGATCATTCGAAATTAAATTTATATCCGAACCATAAATTGTTTTGGGAAGTAATTCAAATCGCACTCAAGGACAAGGCAAAATTTGTAGATTTTGGAAGAACAGAAGTCAATAATATTTCTTTAATAACATTTAAGGAAAAGTGGAATGCCAAACGAAGGCAGTTGAAATATTGGCGTGTTGGTAGTAAACCCGGAATATCCTCTTCAGCAGAAAGTGGAAAATCATTTTTTGTAAATATCAATAAGCATTTGCCAAAAAGTTTGCTCAAGTTGCAAGGTAGAATACTTTATAAACATAAAGGATGA
- the nadE gene encoding NAD(+) synthase, with translation MKFTKDSINIEPAKVFSEISSKLKEDVTKKLRKRGAVVGISGGIDSSVVLAICAKTFGADHVLGVMMPENDSNPDSLELAKKLSAKFNTKYVVENMTEALAGYGCYKRRDEAIKNVFPEFNNNYKAKITLPTNLMEKESLNVFQLTIIDPAGKLKSERLPLKEYLQIVAASNFKQRSRMSMLYYHAEARNYAVIGTGNKNEHEQGFFVKYGDGGADIKPIAHLFKTQVFQLAEYLEVPDEIRKRTPTTDTYSAEQTQEEFFFRVPFGILDRVWYGWEQNVPPNEIAKALELTEENVESIIHDTQRKIRTTEYLRMEPL, from the coding sequence ATGAAATTCACAAAAGATTCAATAAATATTGAACCGGCAAAAGTATTTAGCGAAATTAGTTCAAAGCTGAAAGAAGATGTAACTAAAAAACTTAGAAAGCGAGGAGCTGTTGTAGGAATTAGTGGAGGGATTGATTCTTCAGTTGTTCTAGCAATATGTGCAAAAACATTTGGTGCAGACCATGTTTTAGGCGTTATGATGCCTGAGAACGATTCCAACCCCGATAGTCTTGAATTAGCAAAAAAACTTTCCGCCAAGTTCAATACAAAATATGTTGTGGAGAATATGACAGAAGCTCTTGCAGGATATGGATGCTACAAAAGAAGAGACGAAGCAATTAAAAACGTTTTTCCGGAGTTTAACAACAATTACAAAGCGAAAATTACTTTACCAACTAATTTAATGGAAAAAGAATCGTTGAACGTTTTCCAATTGACGATTATTGATCCTGCTGGTAAGTTAAAATCAGAAAGATTACCGCTTAAAGAGTATTTACAAATTGTTGCTGCTTCAAACTTTAAGCAGCGCAGCCGGATGAGTATGCTTTATTATCATGCAGAAGCCAGAAATTATGCTGTGATTGGAACAGGAAATAAGAATGAACATGAACAAGGATTTTTTGTAAAATATGGCGATGGTGGAGCTGATATAAAACCGATTGCTCACTTATTTAAAACTCAGGTGTTCCAACTTGCTGAATACCTGGAAGTGCCTGATGAAATTCGTAAAAGAACACCTACGACCGATACTTACAGTGCAGAACAAACCCAGGAAGAATTTTTCTTCAGAGTTCCATTTGGAATACTTGACAGAGTATGGTATGGATGGGAACAAAATGTTCCTCCAAATGAAATAGCGAAAGCTTTAGAGCTTACTGAAGAAAACGTTGAATCTATTATTCACGATACTCAGCGTAAAATCAGAACGACAGAGTATCTTCGAATGGAACCGCTTTAA
- a CDS encoding glycosyltransferase family 4 protein, which yields MKKVLMVVYSHFPQDVRPRREAEALIKAGYKVDIICLKFPDQTKFEIIYGVNTYRINISKSRSSKKKYIFLYTSFFFHSFFLVNRLLIKNRYSVIHVHNMPDFLVFLGVLPKLFGSKVILDLHDPTPEMLKTKFAEDHDSLLMKLLKWQEKISIKFAHRIITTNKSFVDRFISRGCPLDKISIVMNSPQETIFNKVSDVSSVNSVENKYIVMYHGIIIQRYGFEELVNAINLLRDKIPGLELRVYGTGEDLPLFLAMVKKLNLDSIVKYFGQVPIEKIVEIIPRCNVGIIPNRLSPFTQINFPTRIFEYLHMKKPVVVPRTQGIKDYFDEDSIFFFDSGNAESLADVVLNIYLNPDKAEEKVDKGYEIYQKHRWESQSMNLIKVYEALLS from the coding sequence ATGAAAAAAGTGTTAATGGTGGTTTACAGCCATTTTCCTCAGGATGTTAGACCACGCAGAGAAGCCGAAGCTTTGATTAAGGCGGGTTATAAAGTAGATATTATATGTTTAAAATTTCCAGATCAAACAAAATTTGAAATCATTTATGGTGTTAATACCTATAGAATTAATATCTCCAAATCCAGGTCATCCAAAAAGAAATATATTTTTCTGTACACTAGCTTTTTCTTTCATTCCTTTTTCTTGGTTAATCGATTATTGATAAAGAATCGATATAGTGTAATTCACGTTCACAATATGCCGGATTTTCTAGTTTTTCTTGGTGTATTACCTAAACTATTTGGTTCAAAAGTAATTCTGGATTTACACGATCCTACACCTGAGATGCTAAAAACTAAATTTGCAGAGGATCATGATAGTCTGTTGATGAAGTTGCTAAAATGGCAGGAGAAAATAAGTATAAAGTTTGCACATAGAATTATCACAACAAATAAATCCTTTGTAGATAGATTTATTTCCCGCGGTTGTCCTTTAGATAAAATTAGCATAGTGATGAATTCACCTCAGGAAACTATTTTTAATAAGGTGAGTGATGTATCATCGGTAAATTCAGTTGAGAATAAATATATTGTTATGTATCATGGAATAATTATTCAAAGATATGGCTTCGAGGAATTAGTGAATGCAATAAATTTATTAAGAGATAAAATTCCCGGATTGGAACTAAGAGTTTATGGTACTGGTGAAGATCTGCCTTTATTTCTGGCAATGGTCAAAAAATTAAATTTGGATAGTATTGTAAAATATTTCGGGCAGGTTCCAATTGAAAAAATTGTAGAAATTATTCCACGATGCAATGTCGGAATAATTCCAAACAGACTTAGTCCTTTTACCCAAATAAATTTTCCGACAAGAATTTTCGAATATTTGCATATGAAAAAACCTGTTGTTGTACCACGAACACAGGGGATAAAGGATTATTTTGATGAGGATTCAATTTTCTTTTTTGATTCAGGTAATGCGGAAAGTTTAGCTGATGTTGTATTGAATATTTACTTGAATCCTGATAAAGCTGAAGAGAAAGTCGATAAAGGATATGAAATATATCAAAAACATAGATGGGAAAGTCAGAGTATGAATCTGATTAAAGTTTATGAAGCATTACTTAGTTGA
- a CDS encoding glycosyltransferase family 2 protein, with amino-acid sequence MKYVLITAAKNEESYIEKTIQSVLNQTIKPEQWIIVSDGSTDSTNEIVEKYKNKYIFIDLIVLPPNKERNFSSKVNALNLALKKLEGKQFDFIGNLDADVTLDKSYYEEIFYAFQKNPKLGIAGGIILDCINDKVIPQNISLNTVAGAIQVFRKQCFEKIGYYIPFKYGGEDAYMEIMARKLGWNVQTLAELKVLHHRPTGTGMGNLFNANLRSGKMFYTLGYSTTFLLVRCFYRVFDKPILIGSILNLVGYSKAWFKKDKCPAGDEFIHFVRSEQNERLKSLLPFRKKRHIVKTSRMIKIQ; translated from the coding sequence ATGAAATATGTTTTAATAACTGCAGCAAAGAACGAAGAATCGTATATAGAAAAAACTATTCAATCGGTTCTGAATCAAACTATCAAACCAGAGCAGTGGATTATTGTAAGTGATGGATCTACTGATAGCACTAATGAGATAGTTGAAAAGTATAAGAACAAATATATATTTATTGACTTGATTGTTTTGCCTCCAAATAAGGAAAGAAATTTTAGTTCTAAAGTTAATGCACTCAATCTGGCATTGAAAAAATTAGAAGGAAAACAGTTTGATTTTATTGGAAATTTGGATGCCGATGTTACACTTGATAAAAGTTATTATGAAGAAATATTTTATGCATTTCAGAAAAATCCAAAACTTGGTATTGCAGGTGGAATTATTTTGGATTGTATAAATGATAAAGTAATTCCACAAAACATAAGCCTTAACACAGTTGCCGGAGCAATTCAAGTATTCCGAAAACAATGTTTTGAGAAGATAGGTTATTATATCCCTTTCAAGTATGGTGGAGAAGATGCATATATGGAAATAATGGCAAGAAAGCTGGGTTGGAATGTCCAAACTTTAGCAGAATTAAAAGTACTTCATCACAGACCAACAGGTACTGGAATGGGAAATTTATTCAACGCGAATTTAAGAAGTGGAAAGATGTTTTACACTCTGGGTTATTCAACCACATTTCTTCTCGTCAGATGTTTTTATAGAGTGTTCGATAAACCGATTTTAATAGGAAGTATTCTGAACTTGGTGGGATATTCAAAAGCTTGGTTTAAGAAGGACAAATGTCCTGCCGGTGATGAATTCATTCATTTTGTCAGAAGCGAACAAAACGAAAGATTAAAATCTCTTTTACCATTTCGGAAAAAAAGACACATTGTTAAAACATCCCGGATGATAAAAATACAATAG